The proteins below are encoded in one region of Sphingobacterium sp. R2:
- a CDS encoding Crp/Fnr family transcriptional regulator, with protein MLSIEQAYTGILEPELIVEIAKNAHMKTFREGDLIIDTNQYIRAMPLLLDGAIKIVREDEDKGELLLYYLEKGQTCTMSIACCLGNKKSEIRALAEKTTTVAMIPNELVNLWMGKYPSWRNFIISSYSSRMDEMLQAVDSLAFSNMEERIINYLKAKVKLNDDRILTLTHQDIASDLNTSRVVVSRILKKLEHEDKIVLLRNEIRVLVE; from the coding sequence ATGTTATCCATAGAACAAGCTTATACAGGCATTCTTGAACCGGAATTAATCGTTGAAATAGCTAAAAACGCGCATATGAAAACCTTCCGTGAAGGGGATCTCATCATTGATACCAATCAATATATCAGGGCGATGCCTCTCCTCTTGGATGGAGCAATCAAAATTGTCCGGGAGGATGAAGATAAAGGCGAATTGTTGCTCTACTACCTGGAAAAAGGTCAAACCTGTACAATGTCAATAGCCTGTTGCCTCGGGAATAAAAAAAGTGAAATTCGTGCGCTCGCAGAAAAAACAACGACTGTAGCCATGATTCCAAATGAGCTTGTCAACCTTTGGATGGGAAAATACCCTTCCTGGCGAAATTTCATCATATCAAGCTATTCAAGCCGGATGGACGAAATGTTACAAGCTGTTGATAGTCTAGCTTTTTCCAACATGGAAGAACGCATCATCAATTATTTGAAAGCCAAAGTGAAGCTGAATGACGACCGAATCCTCACCCTCACGCATCAGGATATCGCTTCCGATTTAAATACATCCCGAGTCGTTGTCTCCCGAATTTTAAAAAAACTCGAACATGAAGATAAAATAGTGCTGCTACGTAACGAAATTAGGGTATTGGTGGAATAA